One stretch of Euwallacea similis isolate ESF13 chromosome 6, ESF131.1, whole genome shotgun sequence DNA includes these proteins:
- the LOC136409618 gene encoding M-phase inducer phosphatase-like isoform X1 has protein sequence MSDIPSFSMDCDQTTCSESYRSGLEPLSLYDSNSRDSGFDEAPLESIADEDDFLEEFSEFSVCESLPTDFSNLIKKPIITVTVRPDPTAFSLDETVSPQRKKICQRSAAEEESFIFRRRKLLRKSRTAEYGNAVVPSGNVTFLSSENEIKTAIQRSYSEPDLIADFTRSYSLPSSTSRHQDLRAIDTTTLNRLLNGELRVPSFKVIDCRYPYEYEGGHIEGALNIYTHDQCSALLEEAGKPSILIFHCEFSAERGPNLYRYLRQEDRKRNVHRYPALCFPEIYILEGGYRKFFEENSVLCCPSAYTQMLDPKFSNEMDFFRQTSRTWDSDVKNCCKKIVRSRTVRKFVL, from the exons atgagTGATATTCCCAGTTTTAGTATGGACTGCGATCAAACTACTTGTTCCGAAAG TTATAGATCCGGATTAGAGCCTCTTTCCCTATACGACTCCAATTCCAGAGACTCGGGATTCGACGAAGCCCCCTTAGAATCAATAGCTGATGAAGACGACTTCCTGGAGGAATTCTCCGAATTCTCGGTGTGTGAAAGTCTCCCCACAGACTTCAGCAACTTAATCAAAAAGCCCATAATCACAGTCACCGTCAGACCGGACCCTACAGCTTTTTCCCTAGACGAAACTGTCAGCCCAcagaggaaaaaaatatgcCAAAGGAGTGCTGCCGAGGAGGAAAGTTTCATCTTCAGAAGGAGGaagttattaaggaaatcCAGAACAGCGGAGTACGGCAACGCAGTGGTGCCCTCGGGAAATGTGACGTTTTTGAGTTCGGAAAATGAGATCAAAACTGCCATCCAAAGGTCTTATTCGGAGCCCGACTTAATAGCGGACTTTACCAGAAGTTATTCACTTCCCTCGAGCACATCGCGCCATCAGGATTTAAGAGCAATTGACACTACGACCTTAAATAGACTATTAAATGGTGAATTGAGAGTGCCCTCTTTCAAAGTAATAGACTGCAGATATCCATATGAATATGAAGGTGGCCACATTGAGGgggcattaaatatttacacgCACGATCAATGCTCTGCTCTTTTAGAAGAAGCAGGTAAACCCAGTATCCTAATATTCCACTGTGAATTTTCTGCAGAGAGAGGGCCAAACCTCTATAGATACTTAAGGCAGGAGGATCGTAAGAGGAATGTTCACAGGTATCCAGCTTTGTGCTTCCCAGAAATTTACATCCTAGAGGGTGGGTATAGGAAATTCTTCGAAGAAAACTCCGTGTTGTGCTGCCCTTCTGCGTACACACAAATGCTCGATCCAAAGTTTAGTAACGAAATGGATTTCTTCAGACAAACCTCTCGAACTTGGGATTCTGATGTTAAAAACTGTTGTAAGAAAATCGTGAGGAGTAGGACTGTTAGGAAATTCGTTTTGTGA
- the LOC136409537 gene encoding M-phase inducer phosphatase-like, with translation MWDSLGNDSCDTCEFSARMQNRQASEDQFFKDSISPVKNEESSLFEGVTTLPASCATDSSPHCPMRRSLDDIDATSQDSGCGMSFAGDHGKFHSYASPSRGLSSSFGSGSICSMDDNILEDFCEIEPLESNSALPKDFNKLINDPLVVRTKHSPHQKVSSPKDIIIRPMFRRALSLQNPTTSAKSSRVRTSLFSDEDKENKSSYKRPEPPIPDLENGCIKRSKLFTDFSSPQPKPIENFFKRQFSATEESIMCAVQRSSTQPNLIGDYSKSYCLPLTNGRHQDLKSITVETLVRLMNGEFQDSVESYKVIDCRYPYEFVGGHINGAVNIFTKEQICELLFESRIPTPSTKRQILVFHCEFSSERGPNLYRFLRNEDRARNRSEYPMLNYPEIYLLEGGYKKFFQEYSEMCVPASYKEMLHPDHEEDLRHFRQKSKTWNADNRQKPLRGLKRL, from the exons ATGTGGGATTCTCTAGGGAATGATTCTTGTGATACTTGCGAATTTTCTGCCAG GATGCAAAACCGGCAGGCTTCAGAAGATCAGTTCTTCAAAGACTCCATCAGTCCAGTGAAAAATGAAGAGTCCTCCTTATTTGAGGGAGTAACAACTCTCCCTGCTTCATGTGCAACTGACTCTTCTCCTCACTGCCCCATGAGGAGGTCTTTAGATGATATTGATGCAACATCCCAGGATTCTGGTTGCGGAATGAGTTTTGCAGGGGATCACGGGAAGTTTCACTCATACGCCTCTCCTAGCAGAGGTCTCTCGTCGTCATTTGGATCTGGATCAATTTGCTCCATGGATGATAACATCCTGGAAGACTTTTGTGAAATAGAGCCTCTGGAGAGCAATTCGGCCTTGCCGAAAGATTTTAACAAGCTAATAAATGATCCGTTGGTGGTGAGGACCAAGCATTCGCCTCATCAAAAAGTCTCATCTCCCAAGGACATTATTATAAGGCCAATGTTCCGGCGTGCGCTATCTCTCCAAAACCCTACAACTTCTGCCAAAAGCAGCAGAGTGCGAACTAGCCTCTTCAGTGACGAGGACAAGGAAAACAAATCTTCATACAAACGCCCAGAACCTCCCATTCCAGATCTTGAAAATGGCTGTATTAAGAGGTCAAAGCTGTTCACTGACTTCTCATCTCCTCAACCAAAACCGAtagaaaattttttcaaacgaCAATTTTCTGCTACAGAAGAAAGTATCATGTGTGCAGTTCAAAGGTCATCTACCCAACCAAACTTAATTGGTGATTACAGCAAAAGCTACTGTTTACCATTGACTAATGGAAGGCACCAAGACCTCAAATCAATTACTGTTGAAACCCTTGTGCGGCTGATGAATGGAGAATTCCAGGATTCAGTTGAAAGCTACAAAGTAATTGACTGCAGATACCCTTATGAGTTCGTGGGCGGGCACATCAATGGAGCCGTTAATATCTTTACGAAGGAGCAGATCTGCGAGCTCCTCTTCGAGAGCCGAATTCCGACTCCCAGCACCAAGAGGCAAATTCTCGTTTTCCATTGCGAGTTTTCCAGCGAAAGGGGACCGAATTT ATACCGCTTTTTGCGCAACGAAGACCGAGCGAGGAACAGGAGCGAGTATCCCATGCTCAACTACCCCGAGATTTACCTCCTGGAGGGCGGATACAAGAAGTTCTTCCAGGAATATTCGGAGATGTGCGTTCCGGCGTCCTACAAAGAAATGCTTCATCCAGACCATGAAGAAGACTTGCGCCATTTCAGGCAAAAGTCCAAGACCTGGAATGCAGATAACCGTCAAAAGCCTCTTAGAGGTTTGAAAAGATTATGA
- the AGBE gene encoding 1,4-alpha-glucan-branching enzyme: MGGKYSKMDPMDVEVPNIQALLDRDPYLKPYEAEIRRRYGVFKDYLEIIDTNGGGLDSFTQAYKYYGMHVQPDNSIICREWAPKAQALFLTGQFNDWDRSSHPYKQLDFGKWELVLPPTPQGTPLISHLEEVKIVVLTQDNRKEDRLSPYAPYVVEPPKEQGTIYKQLFYNPPENERYIFKNKNPDRPKSLRIYECHVGIATQELGIGTYDNFTDNILPRIVKQGYNVIQVMAIMEHAYYASFGYQVTSFYAASSRYGTPEALKRMVDKAHEYGLTVLLDIVHSHASKNVMDGLNMFDGSESCYFHEGSRGVHSLWDSRLFNYSEYEIMRFLLSNIRWWVDEYRFDGFRFDGCTSILYHSRGVGQGFSGHYDEYFGLNVDTDGIVYVMLANHTVHILNPQAITIAEDVSGMPGTCRPVDEGCLGFDYRLAMAIPDKWIEILKKYKDEDWNLGNIVHTLTNRRWMEPNVAYAESHDQALVGDKTIAFWLMDKEMYTHMSKLSDPSPIIDRGLALHKMIRFITHALGGEAWLNFMGNEFGHPEWLDFPREGNNSSYHYARRQWNLVDDKMLKYEYLNEWDAAMNKAESSYGWLAAAPAYVSLKHEDDKIVVFERSGCLFAFNFHPTKSFVDYKVGVQGEGAFKIVLHSDEKRFGGFDRIDSSVLAHTSSVGYSGRSHSVQLYIPSRTCLCLTNRAD; the protein is encoded by the exons ATGGGGGGCAagtattcaaaaatggatcccATGGACGTGGAGGTGCCTAACATTCAAGCTCTGTTGGACAGGGATCCCTATTTGAAACCCTATGAGGCCGAAATTCGACGCCG CTATGGGGTTTTTAAAGATTATCTTGAAATAATAGATACAAATGGTGGAGGGTTAGATAGTTTCACCCAAGCTTACAAGTACTATGGCATGCACGTCCAACCTGACAACTCTATTATCTGTCGGGAGTGGGCACCTAAAGCTCAGGCCCTTTTTTTAACTGGACAATTCA ATGACTGGGATCGTTCTAGCCACCCTTATAAACAACTTGATTTTGGAAAATGGGAGTTGGTACTACCACCAACTCCTCAGGGAACACCTCTTATTTCACATCTAGAGGAAGTGAAG attGTAGTTTTAACCCAAGATAATCGTAAGGAAGACCGATTGTCTCCATATGCTCCCTATGTTGTAGAACCCCCTAAGGAACAAGGGACAATTTATAAACAACTGTTTTATAATCCTCCAGAAAAtgaa cgttatatattcaaaaacaaaaatcctgATAGACCAAAAAGCCTCAGAATTTATGAATGTCATGTAGGCATTGCAACTCAAGAATTGGGAATTGGAACTTATGATAATTTCACTGACAACATCCTACCTCGTATTGTTAAACAGGGCTACAATGTTATTCAAGTAATGGCTATCATGGAGCACGCTTATTATGCTAGTTTTGGTTATCAGGTTACTAGTTTTTATGCAGCTTCCAGCAG gTATGGAACTCCTGAAGCTTTGAAAAGAATGGTTGATAAAGCCCATGAATATGGTTTAACAGTTCTCCTAGACATAGTTCACTCACATGCGTCTAAAAACGTAATGGATGGGCTTAATATGTTTGATGGTAGTGAATCGTGCTATTTCCATGAAGGCAGCCGTGGTGTTCATTCCCTGTGGGATTCTAGACTTTTCAACTATtctgaatatgaaataatgagatttttactttcaaatattAGATGGTGGGTGGATGAATATCGATTTGACGGATTTAGATTCGATGGATGCACCTCTATTTTATATCATTCTAGAG gcGTTGGACAAGGGTTTAGTGGCCATTACGACGAATATTTTGGTCTAAATGTTGATACTGATGGGATTGTTTATGTGATGCTAGCCAACCACACAGTGCATATACTAAATCCCCAGGCAATCACTATAGCTGAAGACGTCTCTGGAATGCCTGGAACATGCCGCCCAGTAGATGAAGGTTGCCTAGGTTTTGATTATCGCCTAGCTATGGCAATACCGGATAAATGGATCGAAATTCTAAAGAAATATAAAGATGAAGACTGGAATTTGG GCAATATTGTCCATACTCTCACTAACCGACGTTGGATGGAGCCTAACGTCGCCTATGCAGAATCTCACGATCAAGCTCTAGTAGGGGATAAAACAATCGCCTTCTGGCTTATGGATAAAGAGATGTACACCCACATGAGCAAACTCTCTGATCCTTCCCCGATAATTGACCGTGGATTAGCTTTACATAAAATGATTCGATTTATTACCCACGCGTTAGGAGGCGAAGCTTGGCTGAATTTCATGGGAAACGAATTCGGACATCCCGAGTGGCTGGATTTTCCTCGTGAGGGCAACAATAGCAGCTATCATTATGCCCGAAGGCAGTGGAATTTGGTTGATGATAAAATGCTTAAATACGAATATTTGAACGAGTGGGATGCAGCTATGAACAAAGCTGAAAGTAG CTATGGTTGGTTAGCTGCAGCACCTGCCTACGTAAGCCTTAAACACGAAGATGATAAAATTGTGGTATTCGAAAGATCTGGATGcctatttgcatttaatttccATCCTACAAAAAGTTTTGTAGACTACAAAGTAGGAGTCCAAGGCGAAGGTGCCTTTAAAATCGTTTTACATTCTGATGAAAAGCGTTTTGGAGGGTTTGATAGAATCGATTCTAGTGTGCTTGCTCATACCAGCAGTGTGGGATATTCTGGAAGAAGCCATTCAGTGCAG CTGTATATTCCTAGCCGTACTTGCCTATGCCTTACAAATAGAGCTGATTAA
- the LOC136409618 gene encoding M-phase inducer phosphatase-like isoform X2, translating to MSDIPSFSMDCDQTTCSERDSGFDEAPLESIADEDDFLEEFSEFSVCESLPTDFSNLIKKPIITVTVRPDPTAFSLDETVSPQRKKICQRSAAEEESFIFRRRKLLRKSRTAEYGNAVVPSGNVTFLSSENEIKTAIQRSYSEPDLIADFTRSYSLPSSTSRHQDLRAIDTTTLNRLLNGELRVPSFKVIDCRYPYEYEGGHIEGALNIYTHDQCSALLEEAGKPSILIFHCEFSAERGPNLYRYLRQEDRKRNVHRYPALCFPEIYILEGGYRKFFEENSVLCCPSAYTQMLDPKFSNEMDFFRQTSRTWDSDVKNCCKKIVRSRTVRKFVL from the exons atgagTGATATTCCCAGTTTTAGTATGGACTGCGATCAAACTACTTGTTCCGAAAG AGACTCGGGATTCGACGAAGCCCCCTTAGAATCAATAGCTGATGAAGACGACTTCCTGGAGGAATTCTCCGAATTCTCGGTGTGTGAAAGTCTCCCCACAGACTTCAGCAACTTAATCAAAAAGCCCATAATCACAGTCACCGTCAGACCGGACCCTACAGCTTTTTCCCTAGACGAAACTGTCAGCCCAcagaggaaaaaaatatgcCAAAGGAGTGCTGCCGAGGAGGAAAGTTTCATCTTCAGAAGGAGGaagttattaaggaaatcCAGAACAGCGGAGTACGGCAACGCAGTGGTGCCCTCGGGAAATGTGACGTTTTTGAGTTCGGAAAATGAGATCAAAACTGCCATCCAAAGGTCTTATTCGGAGCCCGACTTAATAGCGGACTTTACCAGAAGTTATTCACTTCCCTCGAGCACATCGCGCCATCAGGATTTAAGAGCAATTGACACTACGACCTTAAATAGACTATTAAATGGTGAATTGAGAGTGCCCTCTTTCAAAGTAATAGACTGCAGATATCCATATGAATATGAAGGTGGCCACATTGAGGgggcattaaatatttacacgCACGATCAATGCTCTGCTCTTTTAGAAGAAGCAGGTAAACCCAGTATCCTAATATTCCACTGTGAATTTTCTGCAGAGAGAGGGCCAAACCTCTATAGATACTTAAGGCAGGAGGATCGTAAGAGGAATGTTCACAGGTATCCAGCTTTGTGCTTCCCAGAAATTTACATCCTAGAGGGTGGGTATAGGAAATTCTTCGAAGAAAACTCCGTGTTGTGCTGCCCTTCTGCGTACACACAAATGCTCGATCCAAAGTTTAGTAACGAAATGGATTTCTTCAGACAAACCTCTCGAACTTGGGATTCTGATGTTAAAAACTGTTGTAAGAAAATCGTGAGGAGTAGGACTGTTAGGAAATTCGTTTTGTGA